A part of Chitinimonas koreensis genomic DNA contains:
- a CDS encoding alpha/beta fold hydrolase → MTAPRQSHVLVGRDSGVYRMHYREWGDPANPRVLVCAHGLTRNGRDFERLAEALAGDFRVVAPDVVGRGESDWLRDPLGYQLPLYVQDMLVLIARLDVPRVAWLGTSMGGLIGMLLAALPGTPVERLVLNDVGPLLSAAALARIGEYVGKAPPLPTRAAAEAYIRAVSAPFGPHDDAQWAFLTEVMLKPDGAGGWRLNYDPGIAVPFRQGVDGKDVDLWPFYDRIACPVLLTRGAQSDLLGAETACAMSERGPRARWVDFDGVGHAPTFLQPDQIAVAAEFLRA, encoded by the coding sequence ATGACCGCTCCCCGCCAGTCCCACGTGCTCGTCGGCCGCGACAGCGGCGTCTACCGCATGCATTACCGCGAATGGGGCGACCCGGCCAATCCGCGCGTGCTGGTCTGCGCCCACGGCCTGACCCGTAACGGACGCGATTTCGAGCGGCTGGCCGAAGCGCTGGCGGGCGACTTCCGGGTGGTGGCGCCCGACGTGGTCGGCCGCGGCGAGAGCGACTGGCTGCGCGATCCGCTGGGCTACCAGCTGCCGCTCTACGTGCAGGACATGCTGGTGCTGATCGCCCGGCTCGACGTGCCGCGGGTGGCCTGGCTCGGCACCTCGATGGGCGGACTGATCGGCATGCTGCTGGCTGCCCTGCCGGGCACCCCGGTCGAGCGGCTGGTGCTCAACGACGTCGGCCCGCTGCTGTCGGCGGCCGCGCTGGCGCGCATCGGCGAATACGTCGGCAAGGCGCCGCCGCTGCCGACGCGGGCGGCGGCCGAGGCCTACATCCGCGCGGTCTCGGCGCCGTTCGGCCCCCACGACGACGCGCAGTGGGCCTTCCTGACCGAGGTGATGCTCAAGCCCGACGGCGCCGGCGGCTGGCGGCTCAACTACGACCCGGGCATCGCGGTGCCCTTCCGCCAGGGCGTCGACGGCAAGGACGTCGACCTGTGGCCCTTCTACGACCGCATCGCCTGCCCGGTGCTGCTGACCCGCGGCGCGCAGTCCGACCTGCTCGGTGCCGAGACCGCCTGCGCCATGAGCGAGCGCGGCCCGCGCGCCCGCTGGGTCGATTTCGACGGCGTCGGCCATGCGCCGACCTTCCTGCAGCCCGACCAGATCGCGGTGGCGGCCGAATTCCTGCGGGCCTGA
- a CDS encoding bifunctional helix-turn-helix transcriptional regulator/GNAT family N-acetyltransferase, which produces MPTPAPEQVEQIRHASRRLVRELGFMHDELAESGLSASQVHALIELDGGEPLPASVLAERLMLDKSSISRLVTRLAELGLIASGTSEADGRQRPLSLTEAGHGRLARIHAFARRRVEGALAKLAEPQRQEIERGLAGYAAALADARESAPAAATELIDGYRPGCLGRIVALHMRYYARTIGLGRVFESRVAAGLAEFLPRLERPGNRLWTLWQGGHLAGSLAIDAEDPDGAHLRWFIVDDALRGQGWGRRLLAEALAHCDRIGCAQTWLDTFAGLDAARHLYEAAGFELTEARPGTQWGLALTEQRFVRPRPAAAGR; this is translated from the coding sequence ATGCCCACGCCCGCCCCGGAACAGGTCGAACAGATCCGCCACGCCTCGCGCCGGCTGGTGCGCGAGCTCGGCTTCATGCACGACGAGCTGGCCGAATCGGGCCTGTCGGCCTCGCAGGTCCATGCCCTGATCGAACTCGACGGCGGCGAACCGCTGCCCGCCTCGGTGCTGGCCGAGCGGCTGATGCTCGACAAGTCCTCGATCAGCCGGCTGGTGACGCGGCTGGCCGAACTCGGCCTGATCGCCAGCGGCACCAGCGAGGCCGACGGCCGCCAGCGGCCGCTGAGCCTGACCGAGGCCGGCCACGGCCGGCTGGCGCGCATCCATGCCTTCGCCCGCCGCCGGGTCGAGGGCGCGCTGGCCAAGCTGGCCGAGCCGCAGCGGCAGGAGATCGAGCGCGGCCTGGCCGGCTACGCCGCGGCGCTGGCCGACGCCCGCGAGTCGGCGCCGGCCGCCGCGACCGAGCTGATCGACGGCTACCGGCCCGGCTGCCTGGGCCGGATCGTGGCGCTGCACATGCGCTACTACGCGCGCACCATCGGGCTGGGACGGGTGTTCGAGAGCCGGGTGGCGGCCGGGCTGGCCGAATTCCTGCCGCGGCTGGAGCGGCCGGGCAACCGGCTGTGGACGCTGTGGCAGGGCGGCCACCTGGCCGGCTCGCTGGCGATCGACGCCGAGGATCCGGACGGCGCCCACCTGCGCTGGTTCATCGTCGACGACGCGCTGCGCGGCCAGGGCTGGGGCCGCCGCCTGCTGGCCGAGGCGCTGGCGCACTGCGACCGCATCGGCTGCGCGCAGACCTGGCTCGATACCTTCGCCGGGCTCGACGCCGCCCGCCACCTGTACGAGGCGGCCGGCTTCGAGCTGACCGAAGCGCGGCCCGGCACGCAATGGGGGCTGGCGCTGACCGAACAGCGCTTCGTGCGGCCCAGGCCCGCCGCGGCGGGCCGCTGA
- a CDS encoding NADH:flavin oxidoreductase/NADH oxidase, with translation MSALFQPLALRDVTLPNRIAVSPMCQYAAHDGLANDWHLVHLGSRAVGGAGLVIFEASAVLAEGRISPQDLGIWSDAHVAPLARVTAFIRSQGAVAGIQLAHAGRKASTRRPWSGSGEVPPAEGGWPVVAPSAIAFADHYPQPAALDGAALAAIPQAFADAARRALAAGFELVELHAAHGYLLHQFLSPLSNRRNDGYGGSFDHRIRLLLETVEAVRGVWPAHLPLLVRLSATDWVDGGWSVDETVALARRLGPLGVDLVDVSSGGSAAQAAIPLAPGYQVGFAERVRAEAGIATAAVGLITEARQAEAIVAGGRADLVLLGRELLRDPYWPLHAAAELGVAAGWPAQYLRAAPHGSLQRDTADYALGEAGQGG, from the coding sequence ATGTCCGCCCTGTTCCAGCCGCTCGCCCTGCGCGACGTCACCCTGCCCAACCGCATCGCCGTCTCGCCGATGTGCCAGTACGCCGCCCACGACGGCCTGGCCAACGACTGGCACCTGGTCCACCTCGGCAGTCGTGCGGTCGGCGGCGCCGGCCTGGTGATCTTCGAGGCCTCGGCAGTGCTGGCCGAAGGCCGCATCAGCCCGCAGGACCTCGGCATCTGGTCCGACGCCCATGTCGCGCCGCTGGCGCGCGTCACCGCCTTTATCCGCTCGCAGGGCGCGGTGGCCGGCATCCAGCTGGCCCATGCCGGCCGCAAGGCCAGCACCCGGCGGCCGTGGTCGGGCAGCGGCGAAGTGCCGCCGGCCGAAGGCGGCTGGCCGGTCGTGGCGCCGTCGGCCATCGCCTTCGCCGATCACTACCCGCAGCCGGCCGCGCTCGACGGCGCCGCGCTGGCCGCCATCCCGCAGGCCTTCGCCGACGCCGCCCGGCGCGCGCTGGCGGCCGGCTTCGAGCTGGTCGAACTGCACGCGGCGCACGGCTACCTGCTGCACCAGTTCCTGTCGCCGCTGAGCAACCGCCGCAACGACGGCTACGGCGGCAGCTTCGACCACCGCATCCGGCTGCTGCTGGAGACGGTGGAGGCGGTGCGCGGCGTCTGGCCGGCCCATCTGCCGCTGCTGGTACGGCTGTCGGCCACCGACTGGGTCGACGGCGGCTGGAGCGTGGACGAGACGGTGGCGCTGGCGCGCAGGCTCGGGCCGCTCGGCGTCGACCTGGTCGACGTCTCCTCGGGCGGCAGCGCCGCGCAGGCGGCCATCCCGCTGGCGCCGGGCTACCAGGTCGGCTTCGCCGAGCGGGTGCGCGCCGAGGCCGGCATCGCCACCGCCGCGGTCGGGCTGATCACCGAGGCGCGCCAGGCCGAGGCCATCGTCGCCGGCGGCCGGGCCGACTTGGTGCTGCTGGGCCGCGAACTGCTGCGCGATCCGTACTGGCCGCTGCACGCGGCGGCCGAGCTCGGCGTGGCGGCCGGCTGGCCGGCGCAATACCTGCGCGCGGCGCCGCACGGCAGCCTGCAGCGCGATACCGCCGACTACGCGCTGGGCGAGGCGGGGCAGGGCGGCTGA
- the rarD gene encoding EamA family transporter RarD: MRTGILFASAAYFIWGLLPLYLRALKHVPAMEILLHRMIWSLVFLAVILAVKKHWAWLKPALSDRRVMGRFLASAAVLSVNWFIYIWAVNAGRVVDASLGYFINPLVNVMFGYVLLHERLRPAQWAAISVAALGVLWLTVQAGQLPWIGLLLAASFGTYGFLRKTAPLGALEGLSIETLLLTPFALAWLGWLTSQGQSAFVNGDAHTHWLLIAAGPITAIPLLLFAAGARRIPMTLLGLLQYIGPTLQMGLGVFLWHEPFSQAKLIGFALIWSALVLYTLENFWVGRRQRLAAA, encoded by the coding sequence ATGCGCACCGGCATCCTGTTCGCGTCCGCCGCCTATTTCATCTGGGGCCTGCTCCCGCTCTACCTGCGCGCGCTCAAGCACGTGCCGGCGATGGAGATCCTGCTGCACCGCATGATCTGGTCGCTGGTCTTCCTCGCCGTGATCCTGGCGGTGAAGAAGCACTGGGCCTGGCTCAAGCCGGCGCTGTCCGACCGCCGCGTGATGGGCCGCTTCCTGGCAAGCGCCGCGGTGCTGTCGGTCAACTGGTTCATCTATATCTGGGCGGTCAACGCCGGCCGGGTGGTCGACGCCAGCCTGGGCTACTTCATCAATCCGCTGGTCAACGTGATGTTCGGCTACGTGCTGCTGCACGAGCGGCTGCGGCCGGCGCAATGGGCCGCCATCAGCGTGGCCGCGCTCGGCGTGCTGTGGCTCACCGTGCAGGCCGGCCAGCTGCCGTGGATCGGCCTGTTGCTGGCGGCCAGCTTCGGCACCTACGGCTTCCTGCGCAAGACCGCGCCGCTCGGCGCGCTCGAGGGCCTGTCGATCGAGACCCTGCTGCTGACGCCGTTCGCGCTGGCCTGGCTGGGCTGGCTGACGTCCCAGGGCCAGAGCGCCTTCGTCAACGGCGACGCCCATACCCACTGGCTGCTGATCGCCGCCGGCCCGATCACCGCGATCCCGCTGCTGCTGTTCGCCGCCGGCGCGCGGCGCATCCCGATGACGCTGCTGGGCCTGCTGCAGTACATCGGCCCGACGCTGCAGATGGGCCTCGGCGTGTTCCTGTGGCACGAGCCGTTCAGCCAGGCCAAGCTGATCGGCTTCGCGCTGATCTGGTCGGCGCTGGTGCTGTATACGCTGGAGAATTTCTGGGTGGGGCGGCGGCAGCGGCTGGCGGCTGCTTAG
- a CDS encoding SRPBCC family protein, whose protein sequence is MPRTVHFEHLVQINDPTNPLLAPISRDQLWRGLMRRVEQPGEFLVGVEHVALAVRSAQLIEREMLLGKLRVVDRISLEPGRSIHFDTAPSEQHQGGSFTMTIEEPNPGDLFVRFSYRTALPDGVGTPDSAAGDAYFADYVKAAYRDTDVDGIRWIRELVETGEL, encoded by the coding sequence ATGCCCCGTACCGTGCATTTCGAACACCTGGTCCAGATCAACGATCCCACCAACCCGCTGCTGGCCCCGATCAGCCGCGACCAGCTGTGGCGCGGCCTGATGCGCCGGGTCGAACAGCCGGGCGAATTCCTGGTCGGCGTCGAGCACGTCGCACTGGCGGTGCGCAGCGCGCAACTGATCGAGCGCGAGATGCTGCTGGGCAAGCTGCGGGTGGTCGACCGCATCAGCCTCGAGCCGGGCCGCAGCATCCACTTCGATACCGCGCCGAGCGAACAGCACCAGGGCGGCAGCTTCACCATGACCATCGAGGAGCCGAACCCGGGCGACCTGTTCGTGCGCTTCTCCTACCGCACCGCGCTGCCCGACGGCGTCGGCACGCCGGACAGCGCGGCCGGCGACGCCTATTTCGCCGACTACGTGAAGGCGGCCTACCGCGACACCGACGTCGACGGCATCCGCTGGATCCGCGAGCTGGTCGAGACCGGCGAGCTGTAA